A stretch of DNA from Acanthopagrus latus isolate v.2019 chromosome 7, fAcaLat1.1, whole genome shotgun sequence:
TAAACTCCGACCGACCGGGAGGGATTATTTATGCGACCATCCGCTTCTGTCGCTCCACCGGAAGTCCAGCTCAAATAACttttgacaaacattttaaagatgatttcttctctcttctctttatatACAAATGAAACATTGGATTGGTGCATGTGAttataaatcctttttattttcagctttgcaGTTATATTAAAAAGTGGATACATTTTCAATCTTGTGTGCAAAATCATTGAATTctaacaaacagaagaaaacgATGGTGATACGTTTACGAATCCAAAAACATTTGGATTCATCATAAACTGATTAGCTATTACAGTAATAATTTATGTCCACTTCCTTTGCTGCAACACTTGTGAATAAACTCAAACTTACAAACTTGTAATCACTTATTTAATTCTTAGATTTAATTTAGTCCCATCTAACTAATGACAGCACACAGCATTAAAAAGATTTAATTCACCCTCAGATAATTATACTATAGAAGTGATTTAATACACAAATAAACCAacataatgataaaaaatgtatttttttaagtcGTCGTCCTTCCTGTCTGATTTGCATTGCATATGTATTAGAAATACAATTATGACCTATAATGTTAAACATATTTCTGTTCGgaaaaaaacgtgtttttcttgtgttacAGTTTATCTACAGTCGGTGCAGAAGGCCTTCTGCTGGAGTTTGACTAAAAAAGATGGATTAACATCTGACGAACTTGCTGGAGCTTCTGTCTGAGTTGAGCAGGAACGTCTTCGTGTCCATGGAGGTAAACCAGAGGGTTGAGAGCACTGTTCAGACACACAAGGACACGACTTATCTGACGGGCAATGTGGACTCCGTTATACCATTTATGGCATATCCCCTGTTTGGTAAGAACTCTTGCCAAGAGGCTGAGGTTTCTGAATACATGATAGGGGatgtaacaaacagaaaagagaagaatcAAGATGAGCAACAACTTCAAGCTTCTCTGTTTCAGTACCTTATCAGTTCTCTTCAATGTCCATAAAACTACAGCCACGTGTCCGTAGCAGCCCAGTGTGATGAGGAACGGGATACAAAAGCCAGTGAGGGTCCATCCAAGAGTGTATTTCAGGTAATCCTCAACGTGGTCGTTATGCGTGGTATCAAAGCATTGTTCAGTCTTGTTTCTAAATGTCTTGGGGAAGAAAATGTCTGGAAGACTTTGAACACTCACCAACAGCCAGACTGTGACCGAGATCATCACAGAACGGGTGACAGTTATTCTTCGCAACACTTTCACTGGATGAACAGTGGCCAGGTATCTGTACACACTGATACAAGTCAGGAATCCAATGCTGCCGTATAGATTCACATTGAAGCAGAATCTTGTTATCTTGCAGAATGTTTCTCCAAAGATCCACTTACTCCCCATTAAGTAGTACACCACCCAAAATGGGAGTGTGAGCAGGTACAAAACATCTGTAAGTCCAAGGTTGAGAACAAACACGTTGATGATCTTTAGTTTCTTCCAGTCATGCAGCAGAGACTTCAGTCCCCATCCATTAGCCACCAGACCAACGATGAACACTAAGATGTAGACAGGAATCAAGAATCTGCCTGTAAAGTCCAAGCTGACACGAGGACAAGTGGTTGTATTCATCATCTTCTGACAGGAATTTAGTAAAAATTTTAGCTTGTTCACCTTTTCATTTGTGGGTGCTCTGTCTTATGAGAGGTGAAAGAAAACACGGACGATTTGTTCAATGATGACTTCCTGGTTGAAGCCCTCCTGTCTCAACCACAGATATTAGATCAGTATAAAGTGTTTGTCGCAAGCTTAGTCGATTTTGCTCTTTGCACAGAAGCACTGCTCATTATTCAGTCATGTGAAAAGCGCAACATAAAACTTCTTCCGATTTGTCAGGGGGGATGTGGTCTTGTGGTTAGAGCTACTGGGCAGAGTGCTCAACCTTTTCTATTTAAATTGTAATGTGAAAAGACTGAACAATCTACATGATCTGCTAAggtatacttaaaaaaaaaaaaaaagtttcatatgTTAGTGCAATGTTAAACCAATCATCAAGTGttcattgtttgtttcagaaTTGTATCCTGCAGCTCATTACATGACTATAGTTTTAGAACACAAAGTAgatattaatgaaaataataatgacatgGAAGGGTGTAACGACATGTTGATGAGTTTTAGTTCCTTCTGCTGTTAAGTCAAAGCTGAGAAGAGGCCATGTTTTAGTCACCCCTAGCCCCTTATGAGATACAAAGTACAGATACATGGAAGTGTTGAACAGTTTGACTGATACAGGTCTGCTTCATCACTGTCATGAATGGGAAGGTGAGAGTCTCCCCTCTGGTGGTAGAGTTTGGAGAAGCAAatgttaaatgcaaatgtttctttatgtatgAAAACACCAAGCAGAGCTACAcctaaacattttttgttgcatgttgtcatttttttaattgttaaccatctttttatatcttttatCTTCTTCAAAATGTACCAAAAGCGGTGAGAATGAACCAAAGCAGTAGAGTTGTGGGTTGGAAAGCTGAAAGCTAAAAGACGCTATAACGctcactgaagcagaaaaaagctgaagattCATTTCATAGAATTACTtttataaaatgacacaaacacattgatgAATCTGTGCCTATTAGAAAATGTGGTTAAAATTGCACTTCAGTAAACTGACTTGCAGACGTTTGACAGACACTAGTTATAGAAGTTAAACTGTGATGATTAGCAAAAGTTAAGCAGACTCCACTTGGAGGGTTCctgaaaatatacaataaattACTAATTATTTATCAACTCCTTATTAGAAAATAGCAGAATGTTATCATTAAGTTGCTAGTGTCATTTTTAGTCAATTCTTAGGTCGTCATTGTGGCAACTGTGGAGTcatttcaaagacatttcaaatattttacttGTTAATTTGACAGGTTCACAAATTGATATACAAAGTAGCTGGCAATGAATGCAAAGTGTCCCtaaaaacaagaagacaaacaacaacaacaacaaaaacacaaccacaggGTCTCCTGGTGGTTAAGGGGCTCACTGCAGTCACTTATAATGGGAGAAACTGCCCTGATAATTGTGATGGAAGTACAtaactgtgacagaaacactATTAAGGGTGGCATCCTTAAAAGGCTCAGTCATTCATAAGCAAGGCTGTGGAGAGGTTCACACTCATGCACATGATTGTATTGCTAAAATAACGACATTGTCTCTGGAACGCTtggtaataaaaacaacaacaaaaaaacgcaTCCTAACTTTTCTGGAATCTGGGTTGTACTTTGTTCTTGACTAAGGCCCAAGTGTAGTCGATTGTTGGGCGCCACACTGTGGCTGCCCACTGCCTCACAGGGATGGGTAGAATACAGAGAAGTTTCACTAGAGTGTATTGAATATGATGTGACAATGAACAGCCTTCTGTTTTTTAGCCAAACGCCGGTACAGCCTCCTCATTTGCCATGCAGTGTGATGAAGTGTTCAACCGGCAGAGCTGTAATCAACAGAGCTATGACCACAACTCACTCTCATTTTCTCCATAACTGTGTGGAAATCTGCTAATTTCACATCACATATGATGAAAAAAGACAGGAACAAAGGGATCTTACAGGTTAAACATGAGACAAATGTAAGCTTCAGTGAGCAGGGGGGTGAATGTCatatttcttgtatttgtaGCTAAGGCACATGGAATGAAGTACATTggtaaaatgtgtatttcatatAAGAATAATAAGATAAGAAGAAGCATGAGCCAATGATGCACAAGCACATGACAAATGAATGTACAGAATGTTGAAGTAATCACAttaactttattaaaacaacagtaaacatttggtaaaaatgatttattctcCATcgtctgtttttatattcaaatgaaacattgGATTGTTATATGTGattataaacacttttttttattttcagctttgtggTTATGCAAAAAAGcagatacattttcaatcttttGTACCAAATCACTGTATTTTAACAAAGACA
This window harbors:
- the LOC119022369 gene encoding P2Y purinoceptor 1-like, whose product is MMNTTTCPRVSLDFTGRFLIPVYILVFIVGLVANGWGLKSLLHDWKKLKIINVFVLNLGLTDVLYLLTLPFWVVYYLMGSKWIFGETFCKITRFCFNVNLYGSIGFLTCISVYRYLATVHPVKVLRRITVTRSVMISVTVWLLVSVQSLPDIFFPKTFRNKTEQCFDTTHNDHVEDYLKYTLGWTLTGFCIPFLITLGCYGHVAVVLWTLKRTDKVLKQRSLKLLLILILLFSVCYIPYHVFRNLSLLARVLTKQGICHKWYNGVHIARQISRVLVCLNSALNPLVYLHGHEDVPAQLRQKLQQVRQMLIHLF